One genomic segment of Occultella kanbiaonis includes these proteins:
- a CDS encoding transcriptional regulator: MDRSAWAAWPSGSDPLELERDVHRAREIFLTTGAPTPGVRRLVLESWRRSLRSGVDPDRALPRADIAVADLAGYRREHRLSLAIPVIRRLLLDGLGSDGMVVALGDTRGRLLWIEGDRAARAALEGIGFAEGANWAESATGTSAPGIALALDHEVQVFGAEHFATSIQPWSCTAAPVHDPRTGQPLGLLDITGGPSVAAPHMLALIRATIAAIEAELLAAPLREPVSREVDLRVLGRRRAGLRRGHEWVDLSARHGEMILVLSESAEPLGAAELAAAVYLEDTAEVTVRAEISRLRRALPGMLADGGPYRLRTSSRSDVAQVRDAIRAGDLTGALAAYGGPVLPASVAPAVEDLRADLTGQVRSAVLATSDAAAVERWTSDASGRDDWEAWARLRDLASAGSATRLRADLRLAALDLEFGT, translated from the coding sequence GTGGATCGAAGCGCATGGGCCGCGTGGCCGAGCGGCTCCGACCCGCTCGAGCTGGAGCGGGACGTGCACCGCGCCCGGGAGATCTTCCTGACCACCGGCGCCCCCACGCCGGGCGTCCGCCGGCTCGTTCTGGAGTCCTGGCGCCGGTCCCTGCGCTCGGGGGTGGACCCGGACCGGGCCCTGCCACGCGCGGACATCGCCGTGGCGGACCTCGCCGGCTACCGGCGTGAGCATCGGCTCTCGCTCGCGATCCCGGTGATCCGCCGGCTGCTGCTGGACGGGCTCGGCTCCGACGGGATGGTCGTCGCCCTCGGGGACACCCGAGGGCGGCTGCTGTGGATCGAGGGCGACCGGGCCGCCCGGGCAGCGCTGGAGGGGATCGGCTTCGCGGAGGGGGCGAACTGGGCCGAGAGCGCCACGGGCACCTCCGCTCCCGGGATCGCCCTGGCCCTGGACCACGAGGTGCAGGTGTTCGGCGCCGAACACTTCGCGACGTCGATCCAGCCGTGGAGCTGCACGGCCGCGCCGGTGCACGACCCGCGCACCGGGCAACCCCTGGGGCTCCTGGACATCACCGGCGGTCCCTCGGTGGCCGCGCCGCACATGCTCGCGCTGATCCGGGCCACGATCGCCGCGATCGAGGCGGAGCTACTGGCCGCGCCGCTGCGTGAACCGGTCTCCCGCGAGGTCGACCTGCGGGTGCTCGGCCGCCGCCGGGCCGGGCTGCGCCGTGGGCACGAGTGGGTTGACCTGTCCGCCCGGCACGGCGAGATGATCCTGGTCCTCAGCGAGTCCGCGGAGCCGCTCGGCGCCGCGGAACTGGCGGCCGCGGTGTACCTCGAGGACACCGCCGAGGTCACCGTGCGCGCCGAGATCTCCCGGCTGCGCCGGGCGCTGCCCGGAATGCTGGCCGACGGCGGACCGTACCGACTGCGCACGTCGTCCCGTTCCGACGTGGCACAGGTCCGGGACGCGATCCGCGCCGGGGACCTGACCGGTGCGCTCGCCGCCTACGGCGGGCCGGTGCTGCCCGCGTCGGTGGCACCCGCCGTCGAGGACCTCCGTGCCGACCTGACCGGGCAGGTCCGGTCCGCGGTGCTCGCGACCTCCGACGCGGCGGCGGTGGAGCGGTGGACCTCGGACGCGTCCGGCCGCGACGACTGGGAGGCCTGGGCGCGCCTGCGCGACCTCGCCTCGGCCGGCAGTGCGACCCGCCTGCGTGCGGACCTGCGTCTGGCGGCCCTCGACCTCGAGTTCGGCACCTGA
- a CDS encoding alpha/beta fold hydrolase, producing MTAPTLPVKVDRGDGPALVLLHGLGNNHESWTYVLREVDETRNRIIAPDLLGFGDAPKPQVDYTPGEHADAVIATLDELGVTSAVVAGHSMGCIVAAEVARKRPDLVSRLVLLGAPTFRRIRRTRRRFGSRVAEDRYSAIFNAIADNPDLTITAAKGLDVFAPLVKGMEITVETWPAFRSSLQHTIMQTRTYRDLTVLPVPTLLVYGRLDVFVIKRNLKSIARRNRRHVRYETLLGPHEITPVQGRTVAELLQSGPN from the coding sequence ATGACTGCTCCCACGCTCCCCGTGAAGGTCGACCGGGGCGATGGGCCGGCGCTCGTCCTGCTGCACGGCCTCGGCAACAACCACGAGAGCTGGACGTACGTCCTCCGTGAGGTCGACGAGACCCGCAACCGCATCATCGCGCCGGATCTGCTCGGGTTCGGCGACGCACCGAAGCCGCAGGTCGACTACACGCCAGGGGAGCACGCGGATGCGGTGATCGCCACCCTGGACGAGCTCGGGGTGACCTCGGCCGTGGTCGCGGGCCACTCGATGGGCTGCATCGTCGCGGCGGAGGTGGCCCGCAAGCGCCCCGATCTCGTCAGCCGTCTGGTGTTGCTCGGCGCACCGACCTTCCGACGGATCCGGCGCACCCGACGTCGGTTCGGCAGCCGGGTCGCCGAGGACCGCTACTCGGCGATCTTCAACGCCATCGCCGACAACCCGGACCTGACGATCACCGCCGCGAAGGGGCTCGACGTGTTCGCTCCGCTCGTGAAGGGCATGGAGATCACCGTGGAGACCTGGCCGGCGTTCCGGTCCAGCCTGCAGCACACGATCATGCAGACGCGCACCTACCGCGATCTGACGGTGCTGCCCGTGCCCACCCTGCTGGTCTACGGCCGCCTCGATGTGTTCGTGATCAAGCGGAACCTGAAGTCGATCGCGCGCCGTAACCGCCGCCACGTCCGCTACGAGACGCTGCTCGGCCCGCACGAGATCACGCCGGTCCAGGGCCGCACGGTCGCCGAACTGCTCCAGTCGGGTCCGAACTAG
- a CDS encoding GNAT family N-acetyltransferase, whose protein sequence is MISSLDDLTWPVRTERLTIRPATAADAPSAWAYRRLDDVARWMTTQHADEAGFTESFVEPGRLARTLMIERDGQIIGDLMLAPEDAWAQTEVAADAKQMQAELGWSMDPAHQGHGYATEAVTALIRVCFEGLGLRRVVALCFAENAPSWRLMERVGMRRENHSVRDSLHRTGGWMDGYGYALLAEEWRAR, encoded by the coding sequence ATGATCTCCTCACTCGACGACCTCACCTGGCCGGTCCGGACGGAGCGGCTGACCATCAGGCCAGCCACCGCCGCGGATGCCCCGAGCGCCTGGGCGTACCGGCGCCTCGATGACGTGGCCCGCTGGATGACCACCCAGCACGCCGACGAGGCGGGCTTCACCGAGTCCTTCGTCGAACCGGGCCGCCTCGCCAGGACGCTCATGATCGAGCGTGACGGCCAGATCATCGGCGACCTGATGCTCGCCCCCGAGGACGCCTGGGCCCAGACCGAGGTGGCCGCCGACGCCAAGCAGATGCAGGCGGAGCTCGGCTGGAGCATGGACCCGGCCCACCAGGGCCACGGGTACGCCACCGAGGCCGTGACCGCGCTGATCCGGGTCTGCTTCGAGGGGCTCGGCCTGCGGCGGGTCGTCGCGCTCTGCTTCGCGGAGAACGCACCGTCCTGGCGGCTGATGGAACGGGTCGGGATGCGCCGCGAGAATCACAGCGTGCGCGACTCGTTGCACCGCACCGGCGGCTGGATGGACGGCTACGGCTACGCCCTGCTGGCCGAGGAGTGGCGGGCCCGATGA
- a CDS encoding HIT family protein, whose product MSPVGTGADGPAGAPEVPDCLFCRIVAGTEDAQVVVRTQDTVAFLDVRPLFKGHTLVVPVRHVVTLADLPTALAEPFLTAVQRVAAAVPTAFGAQGTFVAMNNVVSQSVPHLHAHVVPRTKGDGLRGFFWPRTKYADDGDAAAHAQRLRAAVAGSA is encoded by the coding sequence ATGAGCCCCGTGGGGACCGGTGCGGACGGGCCCGCCGGTGCGCCCGAGGTCCCCGACTGCCTGTTCTGCCGCATCGTCGCCGGCACCGAGGACGCACAGGTGGTCGTCCGTACCCAGGACACGGTCGCGTTCCTCGACGTCCGTCCGCTGTTCAAGGGGCACACGCTCGTGGTCCCGGTCCGGCACGTGGTGACTCTGGCGGACCTCCCGACGGCGTTGGCCGAGCCGTTCCTGACGGCGGTGCAACGCGTCGCGGCCGCGGTGCCGACCGCGTTCGGCGCGCAGGGCACGTTCGTGGCGATGAACAACGTGGTCAGCCAGTCCGTGCCGCACCTGCACGCCCATGTGGTGCCGCGCACGAAGGGCGACGGGCTGCGGGGGTTCTTCTGGCCCCGGACGAAGTACGCCGACGACGGCGACGCTGCGGCTCATGCGCAACGGTTGCGTGCGGCGGTGGCCGGCTCGGCCTGA
- a CDS encoding LppM family (lipo)protein, whose amino-acid sequence MTKTLLRLLVALGGLALLTGCLKIDGDIRINDDDTVSGEVLVAFSTAWAVSEGQDPEGLVDSIEEELAAAPDSGVSGERYDDGEFAGVRMTLTDVPIERVRSATSDALRIERVGSTYVVTGDFSELDPTVLGEEAGEVPWSVRMSVTFPRGVTEHDGTLSGDTVTWELGPGTTSMHAVGPAPSTPLLQRIGFIVPALIVIIAAAVLLTWLSRRRHRADEAAGRTAGFRARREAAREPSSTDVESMLGGSGKTDAKSKPTVEPDAQD is encoded by the coding sequence GTGACGAAGACCCTCCTACGACTGCTCGTGGCCCTCGGCGGCCTGGCCCTGCTGACGGGCTGCCTGAAGATCGACGGCGACATCCGGATCAACGATGACGACACCGTCTCCGGGGAGGTCCTCGTGGCGTTCAGCACCGCGTGGGCGGTCTCCGAAGGTCAGGACCCTGAGGGCCTGGTCGACTCGATCGAGGAGGAGCTGGCCGCGGCGCCGGACTCCGGCGTGAGTGGGGAGCGCTACGACGACGGCGAGTTCGCCGGGGTGCGGATGACGCTGACCGATGTGCCGATCGAACGGGTCCGGTCCGCCACCTCCGATGCGCTCCGGATCGAACGGGTCGGCAGCACCTATGTGGTCACCGGTGACTTCTCCGAACTGGATCCCACGGTGCTCGGCGAGGAGGCCGGTGAGGTCCCGTGGTCCGTTCGCATGTCCGTGACGTTCCCCCGCGGGGTGACCGAGCACGACGGCACCCTCTCGGGCGATACCGTCACCTGGGAGCTGGGGCCGGGCACCACCTCGATGCACGCCGTCGGCCCCGCCCCCAGCACGCCGCTCCTGCAGAGGATCGGGTTCATCGTGCCGGCCCTCATCGTGATCATTGCGGCCGCGGTGCTCCTGACCTGGCTGAGCCGGCGCCGGCACCGGGCCGACGAGGCTGCCGGCCGCACCGCTGGGTTCCGGGCGCGCCGTGAGGCCGCGCGGGAACCGTCGAGCACAGACGTCGAGAGCATGCTCGGCGGGTCCGGCAAGACCGACGCCAAGTCGAAACCGACGGTGGAACCCGACGCGCAGGACTAG
- a CDS encoding flotillin family protein has protein sequence MDFASPIVLVIAIVVVIVLIGGLISSRYKVAGPDQAFIVTGRKGKAVKNPETGVISTDLSGQKVVMGGGVFVWPFVQRIHTLDLSSRRIMVQIRGAVSGQGIKLNLDGVAIVKVGGNVDSIRAGAQRFLSQQNEIDIFTQETLAGSLRSIVGSLSVEQIIRDRAAFAQRVADEAESSLTGQGLVLDTFQIQDITDDGSYLADLGRPESAKLQRIASVAEAEARQAAEQARLKAEEEIAIAQRTLALKQAEIRSQTDAAQAQAAAAGPLAQADRDQAILAEQEKVAVRQAALKERQLDTEVRKPADAERYRVETAAEANRNAEIFEAEANKAAAIAAAEADSEKSRLVGVGEKSRRSALAEAEAIEGQNRGAAEKARRVAEAEATRAEGDAEAAAILAKGHAEAEAMDKRADAFARYNDAAVLQMLVEVLPQIAHEVAAPMANIDKLTVVSTDGAGALPKQVTNNMVQTMELLKNTTGIDINALLESFAVKITPEGVEPTDEEPARGIVRRVPAETDGV, from the coding sequence ATGGACTTTGCCTCCCCAATCGTGCTCGTGATCGCCATCGTGGTGGTGATCGTGCTCATCGGTGGACTCATCAGCTCGCGGTACAAGGTCGCCGGCCCGGACCAGGCGTTCATCGTCACCGGCCGTAAGGGCAAGGCCGTCAAGAACCCCGAGACCGGAGTCATCTCCACCGACCTGTCCGGCCAGAAGGTCGTCATGGGTGGCGGTGTGTTCGTGTGGCCGTTCGTGCAGCGGATCCACACCCTCGACCTGTCCAGCCGCCGCATCATGGTCCAGATCCGGGGCGCGGTCTCCGGTCAGGGCATCAAGCTGAACCTCGACGGCGTCGCGATCGTCAAGGTCGGCGGCAACGTGGACTCCATCCGCGCCGGCGCGCAGCGCTTCCTGAGCCAGCAGAACGAGATCGACATCTTCACGCAGGAGACCCTCGCGGGTTCGCTGCGGTCGATCGTCGGGTCGCTCTCCGTGGAACAGATCATCCGCGACCGCGCGGCGTTCGCACAGCGGGTCGCCGACGAAGCCGAGTCCTCCCTCACCGGGCAGGGCCTGGTGCTGGACACGTTCCAGATCCAGGACATCACCGACGACGGCTCCTACCTCGCCGACCTCGGTCGCCCGGAGTCCGCGAAACTCCAACGCATCGCCTCCGTGGCCGAGGCCGAGGCCCGCCAGGCAGCCGAGCAGGCCCGGCTCAAGGCCGAGGAGGAGATCGCGATCGCGCAGCGGACCCTGGCCCTGAAGCAGGCGGAGATCCGCTCCCAGACCGACGCCGCGCAGGCGCAGGCAGCCGCGGCGGGCCCGCTGGCCCAGGCCGACCGGGACCAGGCCATCCTCGCCGAGCAGGAGAAGGTGGCCGTGCGGCAGGCGGCGCTGAAGGAGCGCCAGCTCGACACCGAGGTCCGTAAGCCGGCCGACGCCGAGCGGTACCGGGTGGAGACGGCCGCCGAGGCGAACCGCAACGCGGAGATCTTCGAGGCCGAGGCCAACAAGGCCGCGGCGATCGCCGCCGCCGAGGCAGACTCTGAGAAGTCCCGCCTGGTCGGTGTCGGTGAGAAGTCCCGCCGGTCCGCGCTGGCCGAGGCCGAGGCGATCGAGGGTCAGAACCGCGGTGCGGCCGAGAAGGCACGTCGTGTGGCCGAGGCCGAGGCGACCCGCGCCGAGGGTGACGCCGAGGCGGCCGCGATCCTGGCCAAGGGTCACGCCGAGGCCGAGGCGATGGACAAGCGTGCCGACGCGTTCGCCCGGTACAACGATGCCGCCGTGCTGCAGATGCTGGTGGAGGTCCTCCCGCAGATCGCCCACGAGGTTGCCGCGCCGATGGCCAACATCGACAAGCTCACGGTGGTCTCCACCGACGGCGCCGGCGCGCTGCCGAAGCAGGTCACGAACAACATGGTGCAGACCATGGAGCTGCTGAAGAACACCACCGGGATCGACATCAACGCACTGCTGGAGTCGTTCGCCGTGAAGATCACCCCGGAGGGCGTGGAGCCGACCGACGAGGAGCCCGCACGGGGCATCGTCCGGCGGGTTCCGGCGGAGACCGACGGCGTCTGA
- a CDS encoding NfeD family protein → MLVFLIIGGIGIALLVVSLLLGEVLDGLFDGIGGDLFSGAALAGFLGVFGFAGALTLSLTDSVGLSIVFGLLAGGIVGSLTGWATLKLREGGDEANVRTGDLVGSKASVVTAIPEGGYGEITLVVAGHITRLNARAPGPVQSGAAVTITAVLSATAVMVEADLPTNPYPYP, encoded by the coding sequence ATGCTCGTATTCCTGATCATCGGCGGGATCGGTATTGCCCTGCTAGTGGTCTCGCTCCTGCTCGGCGAGGTTCTCGACGGGCTCTTCGACGGGATCGGGGGGGACCTGTTCTCCGGGGCGGCGTTGGCCGGGTTCCTCGGCGTGTTCGGGTTCGCCGGTGCGCTCACGCTCAGCCTGACGGATTCGGTGGGGCTCTCGATCGTGTTCGGTCTGCTCGCGGGAGGAATCGTCGGGTCGTTGACGGGTTGGGCGACGCTCAAACTCAGGGAGGGCGGCGACGAGGCGAACGTCCGCACGGGTGACCTGGTGGGTTCGAAGGCGTCCGTGGTCACCGCGATCCCGGAGGGTGGCTACGGGGAGATCACGCTGGTGGTCGCCGGTCACATCACCCGCCTGAACGCCCGGGCACCCGGTCCGGTCCAGTCCGGGGCCGCGGTCACCATCACCGCCGTGCTCTCCGCGACCGCCGTGATGGTCGAGGCGGACCTGCCCACCAACCCCTACCCGTATCCGTAG
- a CDS encoding amidase gives MADLHDLTALELAAAIRSGQASPTEVLDHTLDRMAALDETVGAFITRTPDLAREQAVAAQSLLAARRDDPGALPPLLGVPCPIKDLNLVAGVPTSFGSAALAGYVPDVDDGVVIRLREAGTVMVGKTNTPEIGLPSYTQPDIAPPARTPWDLTRSAGGSSGGAAAAVASRIVPIAQGSDGGGSIRIPAAACGLVGLKPSRGRISTGPYGVPGPGLAAFGVLTRDVRDTAAALDVLAVGWPGDTYSLPRPDAGFLAACEADPGALRIGVLTQPIIAPDAPVHAEAIRAVDHAVRVLEGLGHHVDTAPVPFPAEKWDPFRDLWSVLAASAPIPPEREHLLVPLSRWMRERGRGVSGITYANAVSAGQQLTRDAARAWAEFDVILMPSLAQPAEPMGTSRNDDDPAADFEAQMAFTPWTSTWNIIGAPAISVPLHWAPAEPDGPVLPFGVMLGARTGREDLLLALAATIERAEPWLDRRPPTG, from the coding sequence ATGGCCGACCTGCATGATCTGACCGCACTCGAACTGGCCGCCGCGATCCGGTCCGGGCAGGCGTCGCCGACCGAGGTCCTCGACCACACTCTGGACCGGATGGCCGCCCTCGACGAGACGGTCGGGGCGTTCATCACCCGCACGCCCGACCTCGCTCGCGAGCAGGCCGTCGCCGCGCAGAGCCTCCTGGCCGCCCGCCGCGACGATCCCGGCGCGCTGCCGCCGCTGCTCGGGGTGCCCTGCCCGATCAAGGACCTGAACCTGGTGGCCGGGGTGCCGACCAGCTTCGGCAGCGCCGCGCTCGCCGGGTACGTGCCGGACGTCGACGACGGCGTCGTGATCCGGCTGCGCGAGGCCGGCACGGTCATGGTCGGCAAGACCAACACCCCGGAGATCGGCCTGCCCAGCTACACCCAGCCGGACATCGCGCCGCCCGCGCGCACCCCGTGGGACCTGACCCGCTCCGCGGGCGGATCGTCCGGCGGGGCGGCCGCGGCCGTCGCCTCCCGGATCGTGCCGATCGCCCAAGGGTCCGACGGCGGTGGCTCGATCCGTATTCCGGCGGCGGCGTGCGGGCTGGTCGGGTTGAAGCCCAGCCGGGGCCGGATCAGCACCGGACCGTACGGCGTGCCCGGCCCGGGCCTGGCGGCGTTCGGGGTGCTGACCCGGGACGTCCGCGACACCGCCGCGGCGCTCGACGTGCTCGCCGTCGGCTGGCCCGGCGACACCTACTCCCTGCCACGGCCCGACGCCGGCTTCCTCGCCGCGTGCGAGGCGGACCCGGGCGCCCTCCGGATCGGCGTCCTCACCCAGCCGATCATCGCCCCGGACGCGCCGGTGCACGCCGAGGCGATCCGCGCCGTCGACCACGCCGTCCGGGTCCTGGAGGGCCTCGGGCATCACGTGGACACCGCGCCCGTGCCGTTCCCCGCCGAGAAGTGGGATCCGTTCCGGGACCTGTGGTCGGTGCTCGCGGCGAGCGCACCGATCCCGCCCGAGCGGGAACACCTGCTCGTCCCGCTGAGCCGCTGGATGCGCGAGCGCGGCCGCGGGGTCAGTGGCATCACCTACGCGAACGCGGTCAGCGCCGGCCAGCAGCTCACCCGCGACGCAGCCCGCGCCTGGGCCGAGTTCGACGTGATCCTGATGCCGTCCCTGGCCCAGCCGGCCGAACCGATGGGAACCTCCCGAAACGACGACGACCCCGCCGCCGACTTCGAGGCCCAGATGGCGTTCACCCCATGGACGAGCACCTGGAACATCATCGGGGCGCCGGCGATCTCGGTGCCGCTGCACTGGGCACCGGCGGAGCCGGACGGACCGGTGCTGCCGTTCGGCGTCATGCTCGGTGCCCGCACCGGGCGCGAGGACCTGCTGCTCGCGCTCGCGGCCACGATCGAGCGTGCCGAACCGTGGCTCGATCGCCGGCCCCCGACCGGCTGA